The following are from one region of the Arachis duranensis cultivar V14167 chromosome 10, aradu.V14167.gnm2.J7QH, whole genome shotgun sequence genome:
- the LOC107469768 gene encoding uncharacterized protein LOC107469768 yields the protein MATRGHDHDRGRDRASNTEPENNPANFMTALDNMAAAIQATAAALGNQVGNGNGDDGEKGPMTLVTFLKVNLPIFRDTTNPTEADNWFQVMERALKAQQVLENQRVEFVTYQLTGEAQHWWQGTRPLLQQDDNAVPWNAFQLEFYKKYFPNSVKTAKELELLQLKPGQMYVAEYTNKFEELCHFSKICQGVLGDSEEWKCIKYEGGLRGDILSSVGPMEVRVFSDLVNKSRVVEECLKKAAIERNDSREFHQKERN from the coding sequence ATGGCGACTCGTGGACACGATCACGATCGAGGGAGAGATAGGGCTAGTAATACGGAACCTGAGAATAATCCCGCGAACTTTATGACTGCCCTAGataacatggctgctgctatacAAGCTACGGCTGCGGCATTGGGAAATCAAGTCGGTAATGGGAATGGCGACGATGGAGAGAAGGGGCCAATGACCTTAGTAACCTTCCTGAAGGTAAATCTACCTATCTTTAGAGACACGACGAACCCCACAGAAGCAGATAACTGGTTTCAGGTGATGGAACGGGCTTTAAAAGCACAACAAGTCCTTGAAAATCAACGTGTTGAATTTGTAACCTATCAGTTAACGGGTGAAGCCCAGCATTGGTGGCAGGGTACTCGGCCCTTGCTGCAGCAAGATGACAATGCAGTACCTTGGAATGCCTTTCAGTTAGAATTCTACAAAAAGTACTTCCCCAATTCGGTCAAGACAGCTAAAGAGCTTGAATTGTTGCAATTGAAGCCGGGTCAAATGTATGTAGCCGAATATACCAACAAGTTTGAGGAATTATGTCATTTTTCCAAGATTTGTCAGGGTGTTCTAGGAGACTCTGAGGAGTGGAAGTGCATCaaatatgaaggaggactccggggTGACATACTGAGTTCAGTAGGCCCGATGGAGGTAAGAGTTTTCTCAGACCTGGTAAACAAGAGTAGGGTTGTGGAAGAATGTCTAAAGAAGGCTGCTATAGAAAGAAATGATAGCCGGGAATTTCACCAAAAGGAACGTAATTAG